From one Leguminivora glycinivorella isolate SPB_JAAS2020 chromosome 5, LegGlyc_1.1, whole genome shotgun sequence genomic stretch:
- the LOC125226012 gene encoding tyrosine-protein kinase transmembrane receptor Ror2 codes for MDTFCKVITVLLYIVNSVHPYCGPYNGQICKKYTTGYVWYNYTGGLENEKITTGLWREMISTLREPCRTRAEKLLCAYAFPKCINKDGVGDFALPLCYEDCIAVKMQFCYNDWIVFEEQKRRGVYFESRGHFRFPECENLPQFTGKGSQVTCNFVGITNMDYSEVTTSCVRGNGRYYQGTVNVTESGKACQAWESQHPHQHTRPPLVFPEVQNSSNYCRNAGGEERGPWCYTMDPEVRWELCDIPLCANSTLQEDNIIGPNIEMENYFTPTFVLLLSVGGLGCVLGIASIALLCHYFLKNHYSKCTMPSRRNGPNMDIDLDKLPSNLAYHTTGAQLNPKLEKLEFPRNNIIYIRDLGQGAFGRVFQARAPGLVPEEEFTLVAVKMLKDEASHDLQLDFEREACLLADFDHPNIVKLLGVCAIGRPMCLLFEFMGKGDLNEYLRACSTATNYPPMSEHREDLRLLATPLGHLDLLHIARQIASGMVYLSDRKFVHRDLATRNCLINDDMVVKIADFGLSHKIYLQDYYKGDEHDAIPVRWMPLESILYNKYTLESDVWAYGVCLWEIFSFALQPYFGMTHEEVVRFLKDGNVLACPDNTPRCVYDLMRQCWSTHPTDRPNFRLIYQTLDNIQMILERTHSD; via the coding sequence ATGGATACTTTTTGTAAAGTGATAACTGTGCTGCTTTATATCGTAAACTCCGTGCACCCTTACTGCGGCCCATACAATGGCCAAATATGCAAAAAATATACAACCGGTTACGTGTGGTATAACTATACGGGTGGTCTGGAGAATGAAAAGATTACGACTGGGCTATGGAGAGAAATGATATCAACTCTTAGGGAGCCGTGCCGCACCCGCGCCGAGAAGCTCCTCTGTGCCTACGCATTCCCTAAGTGCATCAACAAGGACGGTGTCGGCGACTTCGCGCTTCCTCTGTGCTACGAAGACTGCATCGCCGTCAAAATGCAGTTCTGTTACAACGACTGGATCGTTTTTGAAGAGCAAAAACGCCGAGGCGTTTACTTTGAGTCTAGAGGTCACTTCCGATTTCCCGAATGCGAGAACCTACCTCAGTTTACAGGGAAAGGTTCACAAGTGACTTGTAATTTTGTGGGGATAACTAACATGGACTATAGTGAAGTGACCACGAGCTGCGTGCGGGGCAACGGGCGCTACTATCAGGGCACAGTGAACGTCACTGAGAGTGGCAAGGCCTGCCAGGCCTGGGAATCTCAGCACCCCCACCAACATACAAGACCTCCACTTGTGTTCCCAGAAGTTCAGAATTCAAGCAACTACTGTAGAAATGCTGGAGGCGAGGAGCGTGGGCCGTGGTGCTACACTATGGATCCTGAGGTTCGGTGGGAACTCTGTGACATACCACTTTGTGCCAATTCCACGTTACAAGAAGACAATATAATAGGACCAAATATAGAGATGGAAAACTATTTTACCCCTACGTTTGTGTTATTGTTGTCAGTTGGTGGCCTCGGTTGCGTTTTAGGGATTGCATCTATTGCTCTCTTGTGCCATTACTTTTTGAAAAATCATTACTCAAAGTGCACCATGCCTAGCCGCAGAAATGGTCCAAACATGGATATTGATCTTGACAAACTCCCCAGCAATCTGGCTTATCACACCACTGGGGCTCAGCTAAACCCAAAGCTGGAAAAACTGGAGTTCCCAAGAAACAATATCATTTATATCCGTGACTTAGGCCAAGGTGCTTTTGGCAGAGTATTTCAAGCAAGAGCCCCCGGGCTGGTCCCGGAAGAAGAGTTTACCTTGGTTGCTGTCAAGATGCTTAAAGATGAAGCCTCACATGACTTGCAACTAGACTTTGAGAGAGAAGCTTGTCTACTGGCCGACTTTGACCATCCCAATATTGTGAAGTTGTTGGGTGTCTGTGCTATAGGCCGACCCATGTGCTTGCTGTTTGAGTTTATGGGGAAAGGTGACTTAAATGAATACCTAAGGGCCTGCAGCACTGCCACTAACTACCCACCAATGTCAGAACATAGGGAAGACCTAAGGTTACTGGCAACACCACTGGGCCACTTAGACTTGTTGCATATTGCGAGACAGATTGCCTCCGGGATGGTCTACCTATCTGATCGCAAGTTTGTTCACCGAGACCTTGCCACCAGGAACTGTTTAATCAATGATGACATGGTAGTGAAGATTGCAGATTTTGGTCTTTcacataaaatatatttacaagaTTATTACAAGGGAGATGAGCATGATGCTATCCCAGTGAGATGGATGCCTTTAGAAAGCATATTGTACAATAAGTATACATTAGAATCCGACGTGTGGGCCTATGGTGTTTGTCTGTGGGAGATATTTTCTTTTGCCCTACAACCTTACTTCGGAATGACCCACGAGGAAGTGGTTAGGTTCCTGAAGGACGGGAATGTCCTGGCGTGTCCAGACAACACCCCACGCTGTGTGTATGATCTCATGCGTCAGTGCTGGAGCACGCACCCTACTGACCGACCCAACTTCAGACTGATTTATCAAACGTTAGATAACATACAAATGATTCTTGAACGAACTCATTCTGACTAA
- the LOC125226016 gene encoding rab-like protein 3 isoform X2, translating into MAAIEKVKVVVLGDSGVGKTSLTHLIAHGRVLVSPTWTVGCAAEVKLHEYRQGTQQQNTFFVEFWDVGGSQGHRNTRNVFYQPTHGIILVHDLTNRKSQVNLQKWLSEILNSDNPTLQHVDVDPEQFLGSTQIPILVIGTKFDLAEEKQRRGQYRRLASSIAEQCGADELFVNCHQARSLGPGTSNSVKLTRFFDKVIERRYYSRGSPFPDRRTHVTHAHTHTCHTWRQARPCRANVRNSTSARGSTVWTSTASKQK; encoded by the exons ATGGCTGCAATTGAGAAAGTAAAAGTCGTTGTTCTTGGCGATTCTG gcGTGGGTAAGACATCGCTAACACACCTGATAGCCCACGGGCGCGTGCTGGTGTCGCCCACATGGACCGTGGGCTGCGCAGCCGAGGTCAAGCTGCACGAGTACCGGCAAGGCACGCAGCAGCAGAACACGTTCTTCGTCGAGTTCTGGGACGTCGGCGGCTCGCAGGGGCACAGGAATACTAGGAACGTGTTCTACCAGCCTACACATG GAATAATTCTAGTTCACGACTTAACCAACAGGAAGAGTCAAGTCAACCTACAGAAATGGCTCTCCGAGATCCTGAACTCGGACAACCCAACACTTCAACATGTGGATGTTGACCCAGAGCAGTTCCTCGGCTCTACACAG ATACCCATTCTGGTGATCGGCACAAAATTCGACTTGGCGGAGGAGAAGCAGCGACGGGGGCAGTACCGGCGCCTCGCCAGCAGCATCGCTGAGCAGTGCGGGGCCGATGAACTGTTCGTCAACTGCCACCAAGCCAG ATCTCTCGGACCGGGGACGAGTAACTCAGTGAAATTAACAAGATTTTTTGACAAG GTGATCGAGCGTCGTTACTATTCGCGCGGTTCGCCGTTCCCCGACCGCCGCACGCACGTGACACACGCGCACACGCACACTTGTCACACTTGGCGCCAAGCACGCCCGTGCAGGGCCAACGTTCGCAACAGTACCTCAGCCCGAGGTTCTACCGTATGGACTAGCACAGCTAGTAA ACAGAAGTGA
- the LOC125226016 gene encoding rab-like protein 3 isoform X1 produces the protein MAAIEKVKVVVLGDSGVGKTSLTHLIAHGRVLVSPTWTVGCAAEVKLHEYRQGTQQQNTFFVEFWDVGGSQGHRNTRNVFYQPTHGIILVHDLTNRKSQVNLQKWLSEILNSDNPTLQHVDVDPEQFLGSTQIPILVIGTKFDLAEEKQRRGQYRRLASSIAEQCGADELFVNCHQARSLGPGTSNSVKLTRFFDKVIERRYYSRGSPFPDRRTHVTHAHTHTCHTWRQARPCRANVRNSTSARGSTVWTSTASKQNHYLLLLLRRHLMTEGRDHHKSLYVAVLSTQADLLPS, from the exons ATGGCTGCAATTGAGAAAGTAAAAGTCGTTGTTCTTGGCGATTCTG gcGTGGGTAAGACATCGCTAACACACCTGATAGCCCACGGGCGCGTGCTGGTGTCGCCCACATGGACCGTGGGCTGCGCAGCCGAGGTCAAGCTGCACGAGTACCGGCAAGGCACGCAGCAGCAGAACACGTTCTTCGTCGAGTTCTGGGACGTCGGCGGCTCGCAGGGGCACAGGAATACTAGGAACGTGTTCTACCAGCCTACACATG GAATAATTCTAGTTCACGACTTAACCAACAGGAAGAGTCAAGTCAACCTACAGAAATGGCTCTCCGAGATCCTGAACTCGGACAACCCAACACTTCAACATGTGGATGTTGACCCAGAGCAGTTCCTCGGCTCTACACAG ATACCCATTCTGGTGATCGGCACAAAATTCGACTTGGCGGAGGAGAAGCAGCGACGGGGGCAGTACCGGCGCCTCGCCAGCAGCATCGCTGAGCAGTGCGGGGCCGATGAACTGTTCGTCAACTGCCACCAAGCCAG ATCTCTCGGACCGGGGACGAGTAACTCAGTGAAATTAACAAGATTTTTTGACAAG GTGATCGAGCGTCGTTACTATTCGCGCGGTTCGCCGTTCCCCGACCGCCGCACGCACGTGACACACGCGCACACGCACACTTGTCACACTTGGCGCCAAGCACGCCCGTGCAGGGCCAACGTTCGCAACAGTACCTCAGCCCGAGGTTCTACCGTATGGACTAGCACAGCTAGTAAACAGAACcattatcttcttcttcttcttcgtcgacacctcatgactgagggtcgtgaccaccataagtcgctgtacgttgcagtgctctccactcaggccgatcttttgccttcctaa